The proteins below come from a single Eucalyptus grandis isolate ANBG69807.140 chromosome 3, ASM1654582v1, whole genome shotgun sequence genomic window:
- the LOC104436427 gene encoding growth-regulating factor 1 isoform X2 — MYRRFCSPMVPEINIPTLLPPSQSPNTDLSLSLSLSLSLIFFCSCFVFQLLLASFSWGLARIVYMHMMSGGMSSRFPFTASQWQELEHQALIYKYLISGIPIPPDLLFSLKRSPSCFDSSHFSPKFLSHQPQHVGWNCFQMGLGKKIDPEPGRCRRTDGKKWRCSKEAYPDSKYCERHMHRGKNRSRKPVEVLSSISSASPTPTPTASITPSNKSPYYSHNPATNPQSLSSLSTSDHSHHNHPSHPHHSYYFSSRPPGNIALSAQDSSTTNFLLDSGSYSQSGQDYRYLYGLKENHVDEHAFFAEPSGSMRSFSGSSMDDSWQLTPLAMSSSSKQRSCSALESDYSYLQLQSLSDVSKHYKQDVKCELMMPMKMERDEEEPQKTIHRFFDEGPMKSRDNSSWVDVEDNKSSNSSSMSTTKLSISMPSSNDFPAFNSRRNYDG, encoded by the exons ATGTACAGAAGATTCTGCAGCCCAATGGTCCCTGAAATAAATATACCTACTCTACTCCCTCCCTCCCAAAGCCCAAATaccgatctctctctctctctctctctctctctctctctcatatttttttgttcttgctttGTATTTCAACTTTTGCTTGCTTCCTTCAGTTGGGGGCTTGCGCGTATCGTGTATATGCATATGATGAGTGGTGGAATGAGCAGCAGATTCCCCTTCACCGCCTCACAGTGGCAAGAGCTGGAGCACCAAGCCCTCATCTACAAGTACCTCATCTCTGGCATCCCAATCCCTCCTGACCTCCTCTTCTCCCTCAAGAGAAGCCCCTCCTGCTTTGACTCTTCCCATTTCTCTCCCAAGTTCCTGTCTCACCAGCCCCAACATg TgggatggaactgtttccaaaTGGGTCTGGGGAAGAAGATAGACCCAGAGCCAGGAAGGTGCAGAAGAACAGATGGGAAGAAGTGGAGGTGCTCTAAAGAGGCCTACCCAGATTCCAAGTACTGCGAGAGGCACATGCATAGAGGCAAGAACCGTTCAAGAAAGCCTGTGGAAGTTTTGTCATCAATCTCATCTGCTTCACCAACCCCAACGCCAACTGCATCGATCACCCCTTCCAATAAAAGCCCCTACTACTCTCACAATCCAGCCACAAACCCTCagtccctctcctctctctccacctCTGACCATTCCCACCATAACCACCCAAGCCATCCTCACCATTCTTATTACTTCTCTTCAAGGCCTCCTGGCAACATCGCTTTGTCCGCGCAAGACAGCAGCACCACCAACTTCCTCCTCGATTCCGGATCATATTCCCAAAGCGGCCAAGATTACAG GTATCTTTACGGGCTGAAGGAGAACCATGTAGATGAGCATGCCTTCTTTGCAGAGCCGAGCGGGAGCATGAGGAGCTTCTCCGGTTCATCCATGGATGACTCTTGGCAGCTCACACCCCTCGCCATGAGCTCTTCCTCCAAGCAGAGGAGTTGCTCGGCCTTAGAGAGTGACTACTCCTACTTGCAGCTTCAGAGCCTCAGCGATGTCTCGAAGCACTACAAGCAAGACGTGAAGTGCGAGCTGATGATGCCcatgaagatggagagagacGAGGAGGAGCCCCAGAAGACGATCCACAGGTTCTTCGATGAAGGGCCGATGAAGAGCAGAGACAACAGCTCTTGGGTCGATGTGGAGGACAACAAGTCGTCGAATAGCTCATCCATGTCGACGACCAAGCTGTCCATTTCCATGCCCTCCTCAAACGACTTCCCAGCATTCAATTCCAGAAGAAACTATG ATGGTTGA
- the LOC104436427 gene encoding growth-regulating factor 1 isoform X1, which translates to MYRRFCSPMVPEINIPTLLPPSQSPNTDLSLSLSLSLSLIFFCSCFVFQLLLASFSWGLARIVYMHMMSGGMSSRFPFTASQWQELEHQALIYKYLISGIPIPPDLLFSLKRSPSCFDSSHFSPKFLSHQPQHVGWNCFQMGLGKKIDPEPGRCRRTDGKKWRCSKEAYPDSKYCERHMHRGKNRSRKPVEVLSSISSASPTPTPTASITPSNKSPYYSHNPATNPQSLSSLSTSDHSHHNHPSHPHHSYYFSSRPPGNIALSAQDSSTTNFLLDSGSYSQSGQDYRKNRYLYGLKENHVDEHAFFAEPSGSMRSFSGSSMDDSWQLTPLAMSSSSKQRSCSALESDYSYLQLQSLSDVSKHYKQDVKCELMMPMKMERDEEEPQKTIHRFFDEGPMKSRDNSSWVDVEDNKSSNSSSMSTTKLSISMPSSNDFPAFNSRRNYDG; encoded by the exons ATGTACAGAAGATTCTGCAGCCCAATGGTCCCTGAAATAAATATACCTACTCTACTCCCTCCCTCCCAAAGCCCAAATaccgatctctctctctctctctctctctctctctctctcatatttttttgttcttgctttGTATTTCAACTTTTGCTTGCTTCCTTCAGTTGGGGGCTTGCGCGTATCGTGTATATGCATATGATGAGTGGTGGAATGAGCAGCAGATTCCCCTTCACCGCCTCACAGTGGCAAGAGCTGGAGCACCAAGCCCTCATCTACAAGTACCTCATCTCTGGCATCCCAATCCCTCCTGACCTCCTCTTCTCCCTCAAGAGAAGCCCCTCCTGCTTTGACTCTTCCCATTTCTCTCCCAAGTTCCTGTCTCACCAGCCCCAACATg TgggatggaactgtttccaaaTGGGTCTGGGGAAGAAGATAGACCCAGAGCCAGGAAGGTGCAGAAGAACAGATGGGAAGAAGTGGAGGTGCTCTAAAGAGGCCTACCCAGATTCCAAGTACTGCGAGAGGCACATGCATAGAGGCAAGAACCGTTCAAGAAAGCCTGTGGAAGTTTTGTCATCAATCTCATCTGCTTCACCAACCCCAACGCCAACTGCATCGATCACCCCTTCCAATAAAAGCCCCTACTACTCTCACAATCCAGCCACAAACCCTCagtccctctcctctctctccacctCTGACCATTCCCACCATAACCACCCAAGCCATCCTCACCATTCTTATTACTTCTCTTCAAGGCCTCCTGGCAACATCGCTTTGTCCGCGCAAGACAGCAGCACCACCAACTTCCTCCTCGATTCCGGATCATATTCCCAAAGCGGCCAAGATTACAG GAAAAACAGGTATCTTTACGGGCTGAAGGAGAACCATGTAGATGAGCATGCCTTCTTTGCAGAGCCGAGCGGGAGCATGAGGAGCTTCTCCGGTTCATCCATGGATGACTCTTGGCAGCTCACACCCCTCGCCATGAGCTCTTCCTCCAAGCAGAGGAGTTGCTCGGCCTTAGAGAGTGACTACTCCTACTTGCAGCTTCAGAGCCTCAGCGATGTCTCGAAGCACTACAAGCAAGACGTGAAGTGCGAGCTGATGATGCCcatgaagatggagagagacGAGGAGGAGCCCCAGAAGACGATCCACAGGTTCTTCGATGAAGGGCCGATGAAGAGCAGAGACAACAGCTCTTGGGTCGATGTGGAGGACAACAAGTCGTCGAATAGCTCATCCATGTCGACGACCAAGCTGTCCATTTCCATGCCCTCCTCAAACGACTTCCCAGCATTCAATTCCAGAAGAAACTATG ATGGTTGA
- the LOC104436427 gene encoding growth-regulating factor 5 isoform X3 yields the protein MGLGKKIDPEPGRCRRTDGKKWRCSKEAYPDSKYCERHMHRGKNRSRKPVEVLSSISSASPTPTPTASITPSNKSPYYSHNPATNPQSLSSLSTSDHSHHNHPSHPHHSYYFSSRPPGNIALSAQDSSTTNFLLDSGSYSQSGQDYRKNRYLYGLKENHVDEHAFFAEPSGSMRSFSGSSMDDSWQLTPLAMSSSSKQRSCSALESDYSYLQLQSLSDVSKHYKQDVKCELMMPMKMERDEEEPQKTIHRFFDEGPMKSRDNSSWVDVEDNKSSNSSSMSTTKLSISMPSSNDFPAFNSRRNYDG from the exons aTGGGTCTGGGGAAGAAGATAGACCCAGAGCCAGGAAGGTGCAGAAGAACAGATGGGAAGAAGTGGAGGTGCTCTAAAGAGGCCTACCCAGATTCCAAGTACTGCGAGAGGCACATGCATAGAGGCAAGAACCGTTCAAGAAAGCCTGTGGAAGTTTTGTCATCAATCTCATCTGCTTCACCAACCCCAACGCCAACTGCATCGATCACCCCTTCCAATAAAAGCCCCTACTACTCTCACAATCCAGCCACAAACCCTCagtccctctcctctctctccacctCTGACCATTCCCACCATAACCACCCAAGCCATCCTCACCATTCTTATTACTTCTCTTCAAGGCCTCCTGGCAACATCGCTTTGTCCGCGCAAGACAGCAGCACCACCAACTTCCTCCTCGATTCCGGATCATATTCCCAAAGCGGCCAAGATTACAG GAAAAACAGGTATCTTTACGGGCTGAAGGAGAACCATGTAGATGAGCATGCCTTCTTTGCAGAGCCGAGCGGGAGCATGAGGAGCTTCTCCGGTTCATCCATGGATGACTCTTGGCAGCTCACACCCCTCGCCATGAGCTCTTCCTCCAAGCAGAGGAGTTGCTCGGCCTTAGAGAGTGACTACTCCTACTTGCAGCTTCAGAGCCTCAGCGATGTCTCGAAGCACTACAAGCAAGACGTGAAGTGCGAGCTGATGATGCCcatgaagatggagagagacGAGGAGGAGCCCCAGAAGACGATCCACAGGTTCTTCGATGAAGGGCCGATGAAGAGCAGAGACAACAGCTCTTGGGTCGATGTGGAGGACAACAAGTCGTCGAATAGCTCATCCATGTCGACGACCAAGCTGTCCATTTCCATGCCCTCCTCAAACGACTTCCCAGCATTCAATTCCAGAAGAAACTATG ATGGTTGA